A window of the Vigna angularis cultivar LongXiaoDou No.4 chromosome 3, ASM1680809v1, whole genome shotgun sequence genome harbors these coding sequences:
- the LOC108325290 gene encoding uncharacterized protein LOC108325290 isoform X3: MDHTIPREKDVEFDLESGGNTSEEDVGKDRYVSDKESKGALSCAGNGIPNIDGTDKGKTEIESFRNSAKSGDVVIIDENSLEVFMDRTFVQQQWSNVHGNHHKQNIKPFHPKKPPKPPLPPTGPSLDAGDQKFVKELAELALRKRARVKKMKAVRKMKANKSSSSSTYTNLSAMVITVFFFLVIILHDFACRNQVCE; this comes from the exons ATGGACCATACTATTCCAAGAGAGAAAGACGTTGAATTTGACCTTGAAAGTGGTGGGAACACTAGCGAAGAGGATGTAGGCAAGGATCGTTATGTTAGTGATAAAGAATCAAAGGGTGCTTTGAGCTGCGCGGGGAATGGGATTCCGAATATTGATGGAACAGATAAGGGTAAAACTGAGATTGAATCTTTTAGAAATTCTGCAAAATCTGGAGATGTTGTGATTATAGATGAAAATAGTTTAGAAGTGTTTATGGATAGGACTTTTGTTCAACAGCAATGGTCTAATGTACATGGTAACCAtcacaaacaaaatattaaaccCTTCCACCCCAAAAAGCCTCCAAAGCCACCCCTGCCTCCCACAGGCCCTTCACTAGATGCTGGTGATCAGAAGTTTGTCAAGGAACTTGCTGAGCTTGCCTTGAGAAAGCGCGCAAGGGTTAAGAAAATGAAAgcagtgagaaagatgaaagcaaacaagtcatcatcatcatcaacttaTACCAATCTTTCTGCCATGGTCATTACTGTTTTCTTCTTCCTTGTAATAATACTCCATG ACTTTGCATGCAGGAATCAGGTCTGTGAGTAG
- the LOC108325290 gene encoding uncharacterized protein LOC108325290 isoform X2 encodes MDHTIPREKDVEFDLESGGNTSEEDVGKDRYVSDKESKGALSCAGNGIPNIDGTDKGKTEIESFRNSAKSGDVVIIDENSLEVFMDRTFVQQQWSNVHGNHHKQNIKPFHPKKPPKPPLPPTGPSLDAGDQKFVKELAELALRKRARVKKMKAVRKMKANKSSSSSTYTNLSAMVITVFFFLVIILHGIRSVSSASVGVMDSLEAKFAADEGLISVRIPANFNTNEGNVPASHSSI; translated from the exons ATGGACCATACTATTCCAAGAGAGAAAGACGTTGAATTTGACCTTGAAAGTGGTGGGAACACTAGCGAAGAGGATGTAGGCAAGGATCGTTATGTTAGTGATAAAGAATCAAAGGGTGCTTTGAGCTGCGCGGGGAATGGGATTCCGAATATTGATGGAACAGATAAGGGTAAAACTGAGATTGAATCTTTTAGAAATTCTGCAAAATCTGGAGATGTTGTGATTATAGATGAAAATAGTTTAGAAGTGTTTATGGATAGGACTTTTGTTCAACAGCAATGGTCTAATGTACATGGTAACCAtcacaaacaaaatattaaaccCTTCCACCCCAAAAAGCCTCCAAAGCCACCCCTGCCTCCCACAGGCCCTTCACTAGATGCTGGTGATCAGAAGTTTGTCAAGGAACTTGCTGAGCTTGCCTTGAGAAAGCGCGCAAGGGTTAAGAAAATGAAAgcagtgagaaagatgaaagcaaacaagtcatcatcatcatcaacttaTACCAATCTTTCTGCCATGGTCATTACTGTTTTCTTCTTCCTTGTAATAATACTCCATG GAATCAGGTCTGTGAGTAGTGCTAGTGTTGGGGTAATGGATTCCCTTGAGGCTAAATTTGCAGCAGATGAAGGCTTGATTTCTGTTCGCATTCCCGCGAACTTCAACACTAATGAAGGAAATGTACCTGCCTCTCATTCAt CAATTTGA
- the LOC108325290 gene encoding uncharacterized protein LOC108325290 isoform X1 gives MDHTIPREKDVEFDLESGGNTSEEDVGKDRYVSDKESKGALSCAGNGIPNIDGTDKGKTEIESFRNSAKSGDVVIIDENSLEVFMDRTFVQQQWSNVHGNHHKQNIKPFHPKKPPKPPLPPTGPSLDAGDQKFVKELAELALRKRARVKKMKAVRKMKANKSSSSSTYTNLSAMVITVFFFLVIILHGIRSVSSASVGVMDSLEAKFAADEGLISVRIPANFNTNEGNVPASHSCMFFFPTAV, from the exons ATGGACCATACTATTCCAAGAGAGAAAGACGTTGAATTTGACCTTGAAAGTGGTGGGAACACTAGCGAAGAGGATGTAGGCAAGGATCGTTATGTTAGTGATAAAGAATCAAAGGGTGCTTTGAGCTGCGCGGGGAATGGGATTCCGAATATTGATGGAACAGATAAGGGTAAAACTGAGATTGAATCTTTTAGAAATTCTGCAAAATCTGGAGATGTTGTGATTATAGATGAAAATAGTTTAGAAGTGTTTATGGATAGGACTTTTGTTCAACAGCAATGGTCTAATGTACATGGTAACCAtcacaaacaaaatattaaaccCTTCCACCCCAAAAAGCCTCCAAAGCCACCCCTGCCTCCCACAGGCCCTTCACTAGATGCTGGTGATCAGAAGTTTGTCAAGGAACTTGCTGAGCTTGCCTTGAGAAAGCGCGCAAGGGTTAAGAAAATGAAAgcagtgagaaagatgaaagcaaacaagtcatcatcatcatcaacttaTACCAATCTTTCTGCCATGGTCATTACTGTTTTCTTCTTCCTTGTAATAATACTCCATG GAATCAGGTCTGTGAGTAGTGCTAGTGTTGGGGTAATGGATTCCCTTGAGGCTAAATTTGCAGCAGATGAAGGCTTGATTTCTGTTCGCATTCCCGCGAACTTCAACACTAATGAAGGAAATGTACCTGCCTCTCATTCAtgtatgtttttctttcccACAGCAGTGTAA